In Pristiophorus japonicus isolate sPriJap1 chromosome 3, sPriJap1.hap1, whole genome shotgun sequence, the sequence TGAGATCATTCTCGTTTGTAGACAAAGTGTAAAAAACAGTGTGCAGATAGACTGTACCAATGTGCCCCTGTATCAATAGCCACACACTGTAAACTATTTTATTAAATCAAAGATTCAACTTATGTGACGTTTATGGCCAATAGAAATAAAATTATTTGTTTCCAAACAATTTAATTGACACGATTGGTCCTTTGTGTTTCCGACTGTTCTTTCTAATAACGGGGATCATTCGGATTTGTGACGAGATGCGCTTTTCTACATTTCACAACATGTTTTTCTCTCTAACTTTCCGTTTGATGTGCGACGCAAGGCCCCTTCCCCTCCCAAAGTGCGAGCTTCGAGGGCGTGGAGAGGACGTGCAAAGTAGGAAGTTCCTCACAAATCTTATCAGTCTCCGGCCAAAAACTCCAACCCCAAGGgtcacacatcacaccaaactgacgtgaGGCCGGTTGCATTTCGCAGAGAGAACTCCAGTATCACGTAAAGATCGAAACCAAACAAAAACCGAATAATTTGGGGAATCTGTTCAAGTTTACGATTCTACATCGATTCCCATCCTCCAATAATCACACAGGCGAATTGCTGGCTGTCTTGAACTCCAATAGCAAGTTTGGTACTAAAAGCCCCTGGGGTAACGAGTAACGCGAGCAGCataaacagtaacaacaacaaaacTTGCTGGGTACACCCAGCGGATTAgggagcgtctgtggagagaagcagacaaGTTAAACATTTCAGAGGCACATTATCAGAAATAGATTTAAATGATATCAGATGTGATTGACTATTATTACTGCGACGCCCTGTTAGCGCTTGAAGTTGCGATTGTTTACTCAAGGTGCCCCCCTGAGTGAGCAAGTTATCTCCCCAGAATCTGGAACGGTGCAGATCTATATGGGTCCCCACATACTTTACCCAGTGCAACGTAAAAGAGGCTGAACAGTTCAAACTTCGGATTGTCGTTTTAAGTAGAATGCACCTTGTTACATGTCATCAAATTCAGCATGTAAATATAAAATCTGTTATCAACCTATATTTAAAAACACTCGAACCGTGCTTGAAATTATGCTAACGTCAAATAGTGACTTTGTAAAGATCTGGAATTAGGATCATCTCAGTTGACGAAAACTCCAGAACATTTTGGAGCAAATTAAAATATGTTTAAAAATATTAATAAATTATTTTTAGACTAAATATTGCAGTAGAAATTATTTTTCTACGCAGCATCATTTCATTTCACTGTATGTTGTATGGAATAAACTGGGTTAACGCCGACACAGCAGCCTTGAAAGCCCAAAGACTACTCGTGATCTTCACTTGCCTCACATATTCagtttcttcctgcatataacttgTAAAAACGCTCAAGAACCAGTGTTTTGTGGAGCCTGTATGATTATAACCAGGTTTATAGCGGACTATTTTCAAATTATAAAGTTTGCAAACTATAACGAACTGCAGCAATTGTAACGAATGGGAAGTTTGTGTTCCTATCGATAAAATTGTTTTCCCATTAAGGAACATTCTTATCTTTAAGGATTTGGAGCTTTAAGAAATGGAGATCGAAATATTTTCAGTACTCTCCCTTACATCCCTCGTTTCCTTACACAGGTTGCTTTTGCTGATTTTCTGGGTGTCTTTGATTCCCTTTGTGCCTGTCTCTGGTATATGGAATAGACGATCACAATGTCACCAGTCCATTCGATCTAACCGCCAATATCACAGCTCCGCTGTTCACTGGAAACTGTTCCTATTTCAGAACAAAAAACCCCAGAAGAATCCAGGACTCTCCACTGTGAGTTTTCAAAGTTTGCAGAGCCGGCCGGTCATTCTATTTAACAGATCAACGATTGAAATGTCGCCGTTCGCTGTAAGATGTGGCGCTTCGGTATTTTTTTTTTATGTACATCAGAATTAGATGGAGATGAAGAGAAATCTTAGTCCTTCATCTGCAGCCACTTTTAGAACTGCTATCTGATCGCCATAAGCAAGGCCCACTGCCCTCCAGGCTTCCCCCAGACCCCTTGGAAATTTTGCAGGACACAGCTTTACGAGCGGTTAAAAGGATTGTTGCACTTATGTCAAACCAGCATGAATTTTAATAAATATTCGAAAAGCTCATTTTAATTGGGTTTTAATAACctcaaaatatttttaaaaataatatattTAAACAAATGTGTCCCAAAAAGCCAGGCTACAGCACGACCGTGTGTTTGACCTTCGCATAGTGAGTACGATTGTCTGCCTCAGTTTGAATTAGTTAATGGTTGCGAATTGACTGGATTTTTGGATCTTCCCGTCAAGCTACGAGCAAGTCTGGAAATTAAGCAGCATTGTACCATTATAAATATATTTGTTAGGCAGACTAGACTGAGCATTTATCTCGCCCCACCACAGACTTTGAGCAGTAGGAGTGGAAACCTGGCTCGCACCCCAGCCATCGGACCGTCTCCCTTTACATTCCACCATaaatcaaagtttaaaaaaaaactgatggcCTCTCATTTAAGTCATTTTCAATCAATTTAATTTCCGAAATGATAACGGAGTTTATCGAATGCAAAATACGCTACCGAACTCGCATAAACATTGTGTAATAATGATATAAATAATATATACACTATACATGTAACTTCAATTCAAATATAAAAGCTGTGAAAGAAATGAAAATCGCGCTTACACACTTGTAAACTGCAAGATGTCACAGAGTTCTATTTAAAGTAATTAAGATCCCCCCTTCCTCCCTACAAATAAGCTATCGTTGAGAACTTTGGATGGGTTCATTGCCGAGTTTGGAATTCACGCAGGCTTTATTGTAAGATTGGGTAGTTTAAACTTCGACAATATTATAAAATATCTGGTCATTGTGGATTCCGCCACGGTGGTTGATTGGTACAATGATTCCATTCAAAACATTTCCAATGCTCAGACCTGTTGATTTCTCCCTCAGTTATAGACGCCTCATTCTTCGCAATAATCTCAGCACGAATTCTCTACAATTAGGTTTGCGAGTTTGGATTTATAGCTAGCCCCATTCGTTTAAATGGTATACGTGCACAGGTGTAATCTGCGTTTcagcactcttgtgaagcgcctttggacgttttactccgttaaaggcgcaatataaatacaagttgttgtttattgCATTTCCTTGAGGTAATTATGAATTTATTCTACGCTCTCAAACTTTAATTTTACTTCAGTCTTCTTTACAAGAGACCTGTGGTTCGAGGAATCATCGATTCATTATGAACTTGTAATTCGCAGCTAGCTGTATCTCAAACATAAATGGCTCCGAGCAATAATATCGCACACGGAATCCAGCATTTCATTCAGGGCACAAAAAACAGCCGGATTCTGACGATCAGGTTTCATATTGTTAAATAATTTATTGGTAATACAAAGTTTATCCAACTATTGTGGACGCAATAATATTTCCTTCAAATCATCTTCAACAGAACGTTCAGAGGTTCCTTGGGATTTACTGGGGCTAAACTCAACAAAAAAAAATCCTCCGAAGGAATTCACCATCACAGGCGAAAACAAAATATTAGCCTTTGAATGTAAATACACAAAAAActttacatttaattttttttacaaCAACACAAACGTGCATCTTAATATGTACAGCTACAGTTTTAATCTGTAATTTATACAAAAGGATGAGCTCTGATTGTTATTTCTTAACACTGAAAATCCTAAGAAAAAAGACTGGGGCTCTGGAGAGTGAGGACTAAGATCCATCTTCTCCAACCGTTTTGTCTGCTGTGTCAGGTTCAGTCCAAGTTATTTATATAATCGAGCTGTAAGATAATTCCATAACTTATTCTGTAAAAAATATATACATCTCACATACATTGGGCTGTACAACACATATCACTTAATTCTGTAGAACACCGATTTATTTTAAACGTTTTTTTATACCCTGGTTAATTCAGCCTTTGAAGCTCTTCAAATAATCATATATATTTTGTTTTTAAAGTTTGTCACAAAATCTCCGGGCTGTTGCTGTGTGGGTCCAGGATGGTCAGGGAGCTGGCGGTTTTGTGCTTTTTCAGTAATCGTGTGATCTTCTCGTCGTCTGAGTTGGGATCGAGTGGTCTGTTgtactcgtcctcgtcctcctcgttctcCGAGGTTTCTTTGAGTTTCTCAGTCTCTGAATCGTGCTTTTTCTTGGCTGTGGCCATTTCGGCCGCGtgcttcttcctccacttagtccgCCGGTTCTGAAACCACACCTGTTGCCAAAATGAAATTAAATCAATAAATGATGTTTGTTCGGCTGCTTTAAAAATCATCGCCATTTTAAGCATCCCACCAACCTGGGTATTTTCAACTATCCTGTTGTTATTTTAAAGCACCAAAGTCAAACTACATCTATAATATAAAATGCAACCACTTTCTCAAACGTTAGAGATGGGAGGGAAACCGAGTTTCCCCTTTGCCAATAGTTTACCAAACTAAGTTAAATGCAACACTGCGTGTAACGGGAAAGTTGTGGAATGTTTTCGGTCTCAATCAGCAGGATCACAATTTACACCGGACCGACTATTACTTGTGAGCAATACGGCAAATGATCACCAGCGTTATATTTCAATTCAGTATTTCTGTCACTCAAAAAGACACACAATCGGGTTTAACAAGAGCAGATTAAATGGACAAATCAGTTTTTAGAGTCACCTCCAATCAGAACAGTTTGATTTCATGTATAACACAAGGTTCTACAACGCAGATCTCACTAAAATGGTTTTGCGGAACCATTTTATTATTAACCTGTTTTGTATCAGTTTCCAGTCGCTTGAGTATTAAAAACAAGCTTCAGTTTAAATCCCGGCCTAGTAAAAACATTTGGATCATGTTTGGTGAACTCTGATCGTATCTACAAGCCTTCAGCATTAAAAGCAACATTTGAATGTTCAGCTCCACGACGTGTTAAATGAGACTGTTGTGATAGCAAACACTTGATCAACAAAACAGCAGTCTGCCTGTTGTCGGGCAGTTGAGACGCACGTTCAATTTTATTTTTGGTGGAATTATTTGGTGCGATGAAGCTGTGAAATGTTTTACCTTGACTTGACTTTCTGTCATTCCCAGAGAATAGGCTAACCGGGCTCTTTCGGGTCCAGCTAAATATTTGGTCTGTTCAAACGTTTTTTCCAGAGCAAAAATCTGTTGACCTGAAAATGTTGGCCTGGAATGTTTCTTCTTTCCGTCCTTGTCTAGGACTAAACTACCttgcgctgtggggggagggggggggggggggagacgggaaaAAAACACTTAAAACAGCGAAATATAATGGTGTATAATATCTACATAGAAAACAGGCGAGTTCATTTAAACCAACTCATTGTGTCTTTAAAAGTTAAGAGAATACAACTGAGGAAGTAGAATTGGACGCAGTTGGTTAATAATCGTTCTGTCTTTTTGGTTTCGTAATTTAAAACAATGAATTACTTTCTGGTCATTATATCCTCCACGAGAGAGAAGTAACAAACTGGCTGCATTGATTAACGAGCCATGTTTCCATAATGGAATCAATGTTTATTACACAAATACTGTTAACGACATGGCAGCTCCGTTTCAGGGAAAGTTTTTAAAGGCTTAAATGAAAACATTTGTACTAAATTCAAAACAAAACGCAAAGGTGTTTTAAGATAGTGTTTTAGCTAGTAATGTCAAACAACAGGCTTGAAAGTAGATTATCGAGtatgattatatatatatatatattttaaaaagtaaTGTGCTTGGACAGTACGTACTTGGACAGGCCAGCCTGGGATCTCTCCACGGGGATCCCTGCATCATTCCCGGCCAGAAGATGGGGGGTCTCCCCGGTAATTCTGCAAGGGGCTTGGGGTACCTGGAGACGGCAGCTGCTGCCGGGTTAAAATACATCCCCGCCGTTGTGGCAAGTCCGTTGAGTCGAGGAAGTCCAGAGAGCAGATTGCCAGTCGTCGCAATGGGGCGGCCTAGAATGTCGCTAATTCCGTGCGGCGTCCCCAGTGGGAACTGTGCGTTCAAACTCGCCAGAGTCGGGGCTTTGAAGCTCGAGGGATTCTGCAAAGAGTAGGGAAATATAGATGCCTTCATTTCAGTCATATTATGAAGCGCAGCCAGCGGCGTACTGCTCAGGACGAATGCACTCTGGCGATTATCCATCTGCCCGACGGCTAACATTTGATCAAATCATAGATTTGACAGGACCCACCGGTAAATGCTGCGAGATCTTGGATCGTGTTTTCTcttgtttttaaaaaaactgaaccgGAGATCAATGTACCCCTGATGGCAAATGTTATTATGATTATTATTTTTCCAGAAGAATGTATCCAGTTGGTGAAATGTCCAAGAAGTCTAGGAGTAAAAGCTGTTCAAAGCTCTGGTGTCTTCCCTGCACGCTTTCCCGGGTTTAAGGTGAAATTGACTGGATTCGATCGCTCGGGCGCGGGAGATGCGCTGATAAACCACAGCGGCACCTGCCAGTCTCCCGTCCCGATTGGTCAACAGCGGCCACGGCCGCCCTGTGATTGGGCGAACGCTTGCAATTCCTGCTCCTTCTTGGCTGGGTTGAGGTGCGTCACTTTGGAACTCTGAGCAACCGATTTCGGTCAGAGGCCGAAACATGAATCCAAGTCTGAGGCAACACTGCTTTCAGTTTCAGATTTATTTTATAAAATCAATTGTCTGAAAAGAACAAAATCTTTTTTTCAGGAATAAAACTTCCCCTCCTCATTTATTTTAAATCCTCGTGCTGCCTTGTGCCTATGTGAGTAATTAGAtcatttaactttttaaaaaaacaataacTGGAGTGGTGTTCAGAAAATTCTTGTTTTAAGTAACAGCCCACTGCAAATTAAATCCATTTAAGTCCAGAAAGAGGAGTCAGCCACATAAGTTACCATATACAATTTAACAGATTTCAACGAACTACAGTGGTATAGGAAATGATCATCGACAAGTAGGAAAATACCAATTGAAACAAATGCAAACTGTAGTCATTGCCCTGGACTGTATCGCTGTACATGATGTGTGCAGCGGTGGGATTTCCCCAGGCTACAACAACATGATCCTCTTTAATTAGAATCTCTAGTAAAAGTGAAGGCGCTGTAAGAATGATCCAAAGCATTTTTATTCAGGCTGATTCCATAATGTTTGTGAATTTTAAATGAATGGTTGCACGCGGACAGTTAATGTTCTACAAACGCGCGCTGTCTATTAATAAAGATCTTAACATCTCAAGTACAAACCACCTGAACTGTTTTTTTTTAGCTAAGTACAACCCGCTTCAATTTTTATAATTTAAGTGGTTCTGACACATGTTACAATATTGCTGGCCATTGACAATTATTTGCAAACACCAAGACGATCCACTTTATCAACTTTGTGCTGTAACGGGAATCATAAAGCCCGCTTTATTTCGGTTGATCTGAAATTAAACCAACTAAGTTGGAACAGCTGTTCCAATCATTACCAGGGGGAAAGACCCGATGTACATGACAGTTACAATGTGGGAGAAATACACTTCCCCGATTCTCGATGTAGGTTTgaattaagaacataaaaattctCTGATACTCACTGAAAGTGCCTGTCACTTtaggtttcacacacacacacaaccttctaTATTCACACTAATATTTATTAATTGGAAATACATAGTATATGTAAGGGTTGAAATAATTAAGACGTATTTAACATGATTCAATTTCTACTTATGGGTTCGTGTTGTGTTCATAGggacttgttttaaatcaattattTTTGAATCTTATAAGCGAGTTCAGAACTTAAGCATGAAAAATGACGAACTAATCAATAATGCACAAAACGGAACTCAAAACGTGGAATGGTGCATAAATATTTGTCCAATATTAAACACTCGTTTAAACAAATATGGAATATCTTGACAAATATCTGCACAAAAATCAGTATTGACGGACGACGCTAAACCGAACGATTTGTTTTGAAATGAAGTACAAGAATCCGGCGTTTGATTTCACACCATCACTGGGCATTGGTGGAGCATATTTTAGGAAATAATATCATAAAGCATCAGTTCTCTGTCCTTTGGCGCAAGATATCACTCAAACTTCATTGTAACTATACAGCAGGTTTTGTACAATTTGGAGTTATACCAGCTACTTAAGGTATTTAAATTAGGACTTAATGAATTCTCCTTAATGAGGACAATCTGAGGAACTAGAATACTGCAGTATAAGATTGTTCTAATTACCAACTTAATTTCTCTACAGTTAGTCCTAAAGCTGCATTTATGTCCATCGCGTGAGATGTTTGAACACGATATTTAAGCCATGTGGCTTTCAGAGCGACATTAATTTAAAAATAACACTTTTGAGGAATCAACCACTTGCAAGACTCCACCGACTGCAACTCGCATAAAACGGGCGTGTGTTACAAATGGGCATAAAGACGCAAATCTATACGAAGGTTTACAACAATGCGAATAAGCTCCAAGTAGTTTAGCTCAAGTGATTGGAAAGTTTTCAGAGCCAGTCAATAATTTTAAAACGAGCAAGACCTGTGGGGCGTCTTGAGAACGCGCCGTGAGACCTCTAGCGACCAGTTAGGGTTACAGCAAGGACACAATCAAAACCAAGCTCAATGGGTTTAACCAAACAGACATAAAACACCTTCATTGGAAATTTCACAGAATTTTTACTTAGTAA encodes:
- the nkx6.2 gene encoding homeobox protein Nkx-6.2; this translates as MLAVGQMDNRQSAFVLSSTPLAALHNMTEMKASIFPYSLQNPSSFKAPTLASLNAQFPLGTPHGISDILGRPIATTGNLLSGLPRLNGLATTAGMYFNPAAAAVSRYPKPLAELPGRPPIFWPGMMQGSPWRDPRLACPTQGSLVLDKDGKKKHSRPTFSGQQIFALEKTFEQTKYLAGPERARLAYSLGMTESQVKVWFQNRRTKWRKKHAAEMATAKKKHDSETEKLKETSENEEDEDEYNRPLDPNSDDEKITRLLKKHKTASSLTILDPHSNSPEIL